A genome region from Thermococcus alcaliphilus includes the following:
- a CDS encoding NfeD family protein — translation MKTYVKNALKTLSILADEIVVGIFLFFILPRAGINVPLKPALAVIGFLIFKDVIAVKFLWEVFEKKAEVGPEALIGKEALVVEELMPKGVVKVGNELWIAECINGTAKRGEKVKIIQVRGTKLLVERQG, via the coding sequence ATGAAAACCTACGTTAAAAACGCCCTAAAAACTCTGAGCATCCTTGCAGATGAAATAGTCGTGGGAATATTTTTGTTCTTTATTTTGCCGAGAGCTGGTATAAACGTGCCGTTAAAACCCGCTCTTGCTGTAATAGGATTTCTTATCTTCAAAGATGTCATTGCCGTTAAGTTCCTCTGGGAAGTCTTTGAGAAAAAAGCAGAGGTTGGGCCCGAGGCGTTAATTGGAAAAGAAGCCCTTGTGGTTGAAGAATTAATGCCAAAAGGTGTCGTAAAAGTGGGAAACGAGCTGTGGATAGCTGAATGCATAAACGGAACAGCAAAAAGAGGAGAGAAAGTCAAGATAATCCAAGTTAGGGGCACTAAGCTGCTCGTGGAACGCCAAGGGTAG
- a CDS encoding thiamine pyrophosphate-dependent dehydrogenase E1 component subunit alpha, translating to MEKVEEIPKETLLEIYKTMHKIRTYEETLAEWYYKGKTPRFDISAGPIPGELHLSSGQESAAVGVCMHLKPEDALIGTHRAHHFAIAKGVDLKKMTAEIFGKATGLSRGKGGHMHLFDANVNFSCSGIVGASFPQAVGVGIAAKLKGEDYVAVAVGGDGAANQGTFHEALNLAAIWKLPVIFVIEDNSWAISVPKEKSTAVAKNSERAAGYGIPGVSVDGADVIAVYEVAKEAVERARRGEGPSLIEIKVYRLRGHFEGDPQHYRPKEDLELARQKDPLMNFEKLLLEKGIATEDELNKIKEENIREVQEAIDFAVNSPYPEPEEALKGVFAGGE from the coding sequence ATGGAAAAGGTGGAGGAAATCCCTAAAGAAACCCTGCTTGAGATATACAAAACTATGCACAAGATACGAACTTACGAGGAAACACTTGCAGAGTGGTACTACAAGGGGAAAACCCCAAGGTTTGACATATCTGCGGGCCCAATTCCGGGGGAGCTTCATTTATCTTCCGGCCAGGAATCTGCAGCAGTTGGAGTTTGCATGCACCTAAAACCTGAAGATGCCCTAATAGGGACACACAGGGCTCATCACTTTGCGATTGCTAAGGGAGTTGATCTAAAGAAAATGACTGCTGAGATTTTTGGAAAAGCTACAGGTCTATCAAGGGGTAAAGGAGGCCATATGCACCTTTTTGATGCAAATGTTAACTTCAGCTGCAGTGGAATTGTAGGAGCAAGCTTTCCACAAGCCGTTGGTGTGGGAATAGCGGCAAAACTAAAGGGAGAAGATTACGTTGCTGTTGCTGTTGGTGGAGACGGTGCAGCTAATCAAGGGACTTTCCATGAGGCTCTTAATTTAGCCGCAATCTGGAAGCTACCAGTGATCTTTGTGATAGAGGACAACAGCTGGGCTATTTCAGTCCCAAAGGAAAAATCAACTGCAGTCGCGAAAAACAGTGAAAGGGCTGCAGGTTATGGAATTCCTGGAGTTAGTGTGGATGGAGCCGATGTTATAGCGGTTTATGAAGTGGCAAAAGAAGCTGTTGAGAGAGCGAGAAGAGGAGAAGGGCCAAGTTTGATTGAGATAAAAGTTTATAGGCTCAGAGGTCATTTTGAAGGGGATCCACAGCACTATAGACCCAAAGAGGACTTAGAGCTTGCCAGGCAAAAGGATCCACTCATGAACTTCGAAAAGCTCCTTCTAGAAAAGGGCATTGCAACTGAAGATGAACTTAACAAGATCAAGGAAGAGAACATCAGAGAAGTGCAGGAGGCTATTGACTTTGCGGTAAACAGCCCGTATCCAGAGCCTGAAGAAGCATTAAAGGGCGTTTTTGCAGGGGGTGAATGA
- a CDS encoding SPL family radical SAM protein produces MRIIKTRAKSIYTKSGIPGVDWVVNQYVGCQFGCKYCYAKFICKWKPYGEWGTWVEVKTNAPELARKRVYGEVFMSSISDPYQPIEKELKLTRRTLERMNKRNKLSILTKSPLVVRDVDLFKLFNEIEVGLTINSFEGKEKQLIEPFTPSQKLRMDALKTLKEEGVKNYAFISPIIPGITDVEEVIRETRDFADSYFFEMLNLKAAGREFQELLKENFPESYEVMVDEDKFWSFIKELIELIKRLNIRTGGIEVHRRGWEIIEVK; encoded by the coding sequence ATGAGGATTATTAAAACTAGAGCAAAAAGCATCTACACAAAAAGCGGAATTCCTGGGGTTGATTGGGTTGTAAATCAGTATGTAGGATGTCAATTTGGGTGCAAATACTGCTATGCAAAGTTCATTTGCAAGTGGAAGCCCTATGGCGAGTGGGGAACATGGGTAGAGGTAAAGACCAACGCCCCTGAGCTTGCAAGGAAGAGGGTTTATGGAGAAGTCTTTATGTCGAGCATCTCCGATCCGTATCAGCCCATAGAGAAGGAGCTTAAGCTAACGAGAAGAACCCTTGAGAGGATGAACAAGAGAAACAAGCTCAGCATTCTAACAAAGTCCCCTCTTGTGGTTAGAGATGTTGACCTTTTCAAGCTCTTCAACGAAATCGAGGTTGGATTGACAATAAACAGCTTCGAGGGGAAGGAAAAGCAGCTCATAGAACCCTTTACCCCCTCACAGAAGCTTAGGATGGATGCTTTGAAAACCCTAAAAGAAGAGGGAGTGAAAAACTACGCCTTCATAAGCCCGATTATCCCGGGGATCACTGACGTGGAGGAGGTAATAAGGGAAACAAGAGACTTCGCTGATTCTTACTTTTTCGAGATGCTCAATCTAAAAGCCGCTGGCAGAGAGTTTCAAGAGCTCCTAAAAGAGAACTTTCCTGAAAGCTATGAAGTTATGGTTGACGAGGATAAGTTCTGGAGCTTCATTAAAGAGCTCATAGAGCTCATAAAACGGTTAAACATAAGGACAGGGGGAATAGAAGTCCACAGGAGGGGCTGGGAGATTATAGAGGTGAAGTAA
- a CDS encoding S-layer protein, protein MKKIVSGVMILALFMSVLFSVPSVSSAEASTLPTIQVSFNELTDTTFAFTIMVDSISGIEYKVIDESMRTVLSGNVDNKYIKLSNLEPGREYIVKLYKDNNPLLEIPFKTFNSLNSIEGFRLFYFIDLTDTVTGEVKVTIFGQFRNSGEIKLKRFTYYHTLDIGMNVIEGPNIEFYKGSGKTDVERIGSSIGSIYIYPSFEGYFRLEYTCDKSKRTADPIHGVLGHLSNRYFIASHEQFLIFPEMSIDEQQDWFALSAITPIGWKLNTWWNQSKMGILYVPKNKVKPASYHFFEQYAATHFYAYNPKYFVEYKKKVANTTILVIKETTIKDPWEDYIFRIYGKLVEHWGEDIDLRRYDYSNYVVMLVDDSDPIWAGEYTDAQGFSVFGDPFEFEMVAHQMFHRWNGWITGIGVDINYKEGESHKFWGEGFNEFYCDKVTTELGLTSPHWLMTEVYYPYYRKIYGTEKDGPLVYYDPKRQDSRFPYSKGAVAVYYLDMRLREITNNKHSIDDVLKYFLRNWKERDQPFSYERFIDYLEELGGKEFAEEARQIIYGTKEIVLDLPTPSLIPGYINTLIEKLARVVPDDSKYYNLLVSANSSYLRGMELLNNYKFKEADKEFEKSVKALDELYTLDLDNDGVKDVSELFLGLNTSSYDSNNDGIPDKYEVAKRFVIDGNGEEWDYHKMVEKLEITLGSSEYVKDVRLYQNNNYIYGKIELSKPVYDIERYNIVLRLDFDGNQDTFDDTVVFPLFTEFSFWKIKALYPSIHWRGKAGYGGPYYTWVDMRGYEVIHDNMIEFKIPIKTIREYYEYFSSYLHTAPDNVIPASLVFTKWANYSSIDRSKTTGIDFSLDLHKPSEWEVIRSAEIIYGAGRIDEEYSRELSKYIMNPKVKADSNGGQGKYLILVGGPLANQLTREYMTYFPVQVTNDFPGKGKGVIEAVVVDGKVVILLAGSDRLGTKAAVEVFKKLSYIPSKPIFVSWNEGHPKIIETEN, encoded by the coding sequence ATGAAGAAAATTGTCTCTGGAGTCATGATTTTAGCCTTGTTTATGAGCGTGCTATTTTCTGTCCCCAGTGTATCATCTGCAGAAGCATCTACTTTACCCACAATTCAAGTCTCTTTTAACGAACTCACTGACACGACCTTTGCATTCACAATAATGGTGGACTCGATTAGTGGAATTGAATACAAAGTAATAGACGAATCTATGAGAACTGTTCTCTCTGGAAATGTAGATAACAAATACATCAAGCTATCAAATCTTGAACCTGGAAGGGAATACATTGTCAAACTCTACAAGGACAATAACCCTTTACTGGAAATTCCCTTCAAAACTTTTAACTCTCTCAATTCAATAGAGGGGTTCAGACTGTTTTACTTCATTGACCTGACTGATACTGTAACAGGCGAAGTAAAGGTAACAATATTTGGACAGTTTAGGAACAGCGGTGAAATTAAACTGAAGAGATTTACTTATTATCACACGCTAGATATTGGAATGAACGTAATCGAAGGACCCAATATAGAGTTCTACAAAGGCTCAGGTAAAACTGACGTTGAAAGAATCGGTTCAAGCATTGGAAGTATTTACATCTATCCGAGCTTTGAAGGTTACTTCAGACTTGAGTATACATGTGATAAGTCCAAAAGGACCGCAGACCCCATTCATGGAGTTTTGGGACACTTATCTAATAGGTACTTCATAGCTTCCCACGAGCAGTTTTTAATTTTCCCTGAAATGAGTATCGATGAGCAACAGGACTGGTTTGCTCTATCAGCAATCACGCCTATCGGGTGGAAATTGAACACATGGTGGAATCAGTCCAAAATGGGAATACTATACGTTCCGAAAAACAAGGTTAAACCTGCAAGTTATCATTTCTTTGAACAATATGCTGCGACTCACTTCTATGCTTACAACCCAAAATATTTTGTGGAATATAAGAAAAAGGTTGCCAATACAACTATCCTAGTAATAAAAGAGACAACAATTAAAGATCCTTGGGAGGATTACATATTCAGGATTTACGGGAAACTTGTGGAACATTGGGGGGAGGATATAGACCTCCGGAGATACGACTATAGTAACTACGTTGTAATGCTTGTTGATGACTCTGATCCGATATGGGCTGGGGAGTATACAGACGCCCAAGGATTCTCAGTATTTGGTGATCCTTTTGAATTTGAAATGGTTGCTCATCAGATGTTTCATAGATGGAACGGATGGATTACAGGTATCGGAGTAGACATTAACTATAAGGAAGGAGAAAGCCACAAATTCTGGGGGGAAGGATTTAACGAGTTTTACTGCGACAAAGTCACTACTGAGCTCGGACTCACTAGCCCACACTGGCTCATGACAGAGGTATACTATCCATATTACAGAAAGATTTATGGAACAGAAAAAGATGGGCCACTGGTATATTATGATCCTAAAAGACAGGATTCACGTTTCCCATATAGTAAAGGTGCTGTAGCAGTCTATTATCTGGATATGAGGTTAAGAGAGATTACAAATAACAAGCACTCAATAGATGATGTTTTGAAATATTTTCTTAGAAACTGGAAAGAAAGAGATCAGCCGTTCAGTTATGAGAGGTTCATAGATTATTTGGAAGAACTCGGCGGGAAGGAATTTGCAGAGGAAGCCAGACAAATCATTTATGGAACTAAAGAGATAGTTCTAGATCTCCCCACTCCCTCGCTAATTCCCGGTTATATTAACACTTTAATCGAGAAATTAGCTCGTGTAGTACCCGATGATTCTAAGTACTATAATCTTCTTGTGAGTGCAAATTCAAGTTATTTGAGAGGAATGGAGCTTCTCAATAATTACAAATTCAAAGAAGCAGATAAAGAGTTTGAAAAGAGTGTCAAAGCTCTCGATGAATTATACACTCTGGATTTGGACAATGATGGAGTTAAAGACGTTTCAGAGTTGTTCCTCGGGCTCAACACGAGCTCTTATGACTCTAATAATGATGGGATTCCCGATAAATACGAAGTTGCTAAAAGATTTGTGATTGACGGCAACGGAGAAGAATGGGACTACCATAAAATGGTAGAGAAGCTTGAAATAACTTTGGGCTCCTCTGAATACGTTAAAGACGTCAGACTGTACCAAAACAACAATTATATCTACGGAAAAATTGAGCTTTCAAAACCCGTTTACGACATAGAGCGATATAACATTGTACTACGTCTGGACTTTGATGGCAACCAGGATACATTTGATGATACTGTAGTCTTCCCACTATTTACAGAGTTTTCCTTCTGGAAAATTAAAGCTCTTTATCCAAGCATCCACTGGAGAGGCAAAGCTGGCTATGGAGGCCCATACTATACCTGGGTAGATATGAGAGGGTATGAGGTCATCCACGATAACATGATCGAGTTTAAGATTCCTATAAAAACTATCAGAGAATATTACGAGTACTTCTCTTCATACCTTCACACTGCACCTGACAATGTTATCCCGGCATCTCTTGTGTTCACCAAATGGGCTAACTATTCAAGCATTGATAGAAGCAAAACTACTGGTATTGATTTTAGTTTGGATTTGCATAAGCCTTCTGAGTGGGAGGTAATACGGAGTGCAGAGATTATTTATGGAGCAGGCAGAATTGATGAAGAATACTCGAGAGAGCTTTCCAAGTACATAATGAACCCGAAGGTCAAGGCTGATTCAAATGGAGGGCAGGGAAAGTACTTGATACTCGTTGGGGGTCCGTTGGCGAATCAATTAACGAGAGAATACATGACTTACTTCCCAGTTCAGGTCACGAATGACTTCCCAGGTAAGGGTAAGGGGGTTATAGAGGCTGTGGTAGTTGACGGAAAAGTTGTGATTCTTTTGGCCGGTTCTGATAGGTTGGGGACTAAGGCTGCTGTTGAAGTGTTCAAGAAGCTCTCTTATATTCCAAGCAAGCCGATTTTCGTCAGCTGGAACGAAGGACACCCAAAAATCATCGAAACCGAAAATTAG
- a CDS encoding heparan-alpha-glucosaminide N-acetyltransferase — protein sequence MFGSEIYSKRFWEVDFVRGIALIMMLISNFVTDLQFFLGYSEYRVFWKLFAYATASLFVSISGLSLWISHARGKKTLNKYFLRFAKLFGLGLLITLTTYLLLERGTIYFGILHFLGVASLLVIPFYPLGWKNIFPAVLFLLGGQIVKNVHADTLLLLPLGITPHEFFTLDYFPIFPWFGVFLLGTAVGALIYPAGKRKFKISTPKNPLLEFVCFMGRNTLKIYLIHQPVFVGLLMLLYGGLPNLGV from the coding sequence ATGTTCGGCAGCGAGATATACTCAAAGCGCTTTTGGGAGGTTGACTTCGTTAGGGGAATAGCGTTAATCATGATGTTAATTTCAAATTTTGTAACGGATTTGCAGTTCTTTTTGGGCTATTCAGAGTACAGAGTTTTCTGGAAGCTCTTCGCCTATGCAACTGCATCCCTCTTCGTCTCAATTTCTGGCCTTTCGCTGTGGATAAGCCATGCAAGGGGGAAGAAAACCCTGAATAAGTATTTTCTCAGATTTGCAAAGCTTTTCGGCCTTGGCTTGCTCATAACCCTCACTACCTACCTCTTGCTGGAGAGAGGGACAATCTACTTTGGAATTTTGCATTTCTTAGGCGTCGCAAGTTTGCTCGTAATTCCCTTCTATCCTCTCGGATGGAAAAACATCTTTCCCGCAGTTCTCTTTCTCCTTGGAGGTCAAATCGTGAAGAACGTTCACGCCGACACTTTGCTCCTTCTTCCCCTAGGAATTACTCCCCACGAGTTCTTTACTCTTGATTACTTCCCGATTTTCCCGTGGTTTGGAGTTTTCCTTCTGGGAACGGCAGTGGGTGCGTTGATTTATCCAGCCGGAAAAAGAAAGTTCAAGATAAGCACTCCAAAAAATCCCCTCCTTGAGTTCGTCTGCTTCATGGGGAGGAACACCCTAAAGATCTACCTCATTCACCAGCCAGTTTTTGTAGGGCTTCTTATGCTTCTCTACGGCGGTTTGCCCAACTTAGGGGTGTGA
- the thrC gene encoding threonine synthase, with amino-acid sequence MFETMLKCTRCGRDYSLASGIYKCEKCGTPLDVQYDYGAIRELIEDNDAWFREAPRLWKYWMFYPVSNLRKIVSLNEGGTRLYRMKNLEKKLGFGRLYIKNEGENPTGAFKDRGSSVEITKALEFHAGKVVVASTGNMAASISAYGSKAGLEVTIVVPEGTPVGKLVQAVVYGAKIKIHGSTYDEALAESERMAKEEDYYLTGNYHYRVEGQKSTAFEIFDQFRFNTPDWIVVPIGAGTHLRAIWKAAKEFYEVGLIEKLPKIAGVQIEGYDAIVRAWKEKKPIEPIKTKQPTVASAIAVKAPVDGENVLRAINESRGYLSTVTNEEAMNAGLMLGKEGLFVEPSSATALALAKNMREEGIIDRDESVVVVATGHGLKDIKTWESFIRF; translated from the coding sequence ATGTTTGAGACAATGTTAAAATGTACTCGATGCGGTAGAGACTACTCTCTAGCAAGTGGGATTTACAAATGTGAAAAATGCGGTACTCCTTTGGATGTTCAGTATGATTACGGTGCGATAAGAGAGCTTATAGAGGATAACGACGCTTGGTTTAGAGAAGCGCCGCGACTATGGAAGTACTGGATGTTCTACCCGGTTTCAAACCTTAGGAAGATTGTTAGCCTTAATGAAGGAGGTACGAGACTTTACAGAATGAAAAACCTTGAGAAAAAGCTGGGTTTTGGAAGACTTTACATCAAAAATGAAGGAGAAAATCCAACAGGGGCCTTTAAGGATAGGGGTTCGAGTGTGGAAATAACAAAGGCCCTTGAATTTCATGCAGGAAAGGTTGTAGTGGCCTCAACGGGAAACATGGCCGCTAGTATTTCTGCTTATGGCTCCAAGGCGGGCCTTGAAGTGACAATAGTAGTTCCAGAAGGGACTCCCGTTGGAAAGCTTGTTCAGGCAGTTGTTTACGGGGCGAAGATAAAAATCCATGGAAGCACTTATGATGAAGCTTTAGCAGAAAGCGAAAGAATGGCAAAGGAAGAAGATTATTACCTTACAGGGAATTATCACTATAGGGTGGAAGGTCAAAAGAGCACGGCCTTTGAGATCTTTGATCAGTTCCGATTTAACACTCCTGATTGGATTGTGGTGCCCATTGGTGCTGGAACACACTTAAGGGCCATTTGGAAGGCTGCAAAGGAATTCTATGAAGTGGGGCTTATTGAAAAATTGCCAAAAATTGCTGGGGTTCAAATTGAAGGCTACGATGCAATAGTCAGGGCTTGGAAAGAGAAAAAGCCTATCGAACCAATAAAGACAAAACAGCCAACAGTTGCCTCGGCCATAGCCGTTAAAGCCCCCGTAGATGGAGAGAACGTTCTGAGGGCCATTAACGAGAGCAGAGGGTACCTTAGCACAGTAACAAATGAGGAAGCTATGAACGCAGGCTTAATGCTCGGAAAAGAGGGCCTCTTCGTGGAGCCTTCCTCAGCAACGGCTCTTGCCCTCGCTAAAAACATGAGAGAAGAAGGAATAATAGATAGAGATGAAAGTGTTGTCGTTGTTGCGACGGGACACGGCTTAAAGGACATAAAAACTTGGGAAAGCTTTATTAGATTTTAA